The Sandaracinus amylolyticus genomic interval GCGCGGCCCACAGCGCCGCGGGCACGAGGAGGAAGCGCGACGGATGGCGCCGGAACACCGTCGGGTTCGCGTGGCTGCGGAACACCACCGCGACGAGGTGCGCGTGGATCACCACGCCGATGAAGAGCCCCGATGCCGTGAGGTCGCCGGGCCCGATCGAGAGCGCGACGCGCGTGAGGTCGGTGCCCGAGATCGCGATCCCCACGATCAGCGCGAGCACCGGCGGCGCGAGGAAGAACGCGACGTCGTAGCCCGCCGAGACGATCCACGGCTTCCGCTTCACGCCTCGTGCTCTCGCATCAGCCGCGCTCGCAGCGCGAGGAGGAACGTCGTGGTGCCCGCGAGCTCGAGCGTCTCCTCGACCCAGTCGAGCATGCCGTAGACGAGGTTGTCGTCGCCCGCGCGCTCGGTCCACCAACCGAGCGGCAGCTCCATGCCGAGCGCGCCGCTCACGAAGATCACCGCGGCGAGCACGAAGCGCCGTCGATCGATCACGGGCAGGCGCAGCAGGAAGCGACCGAACGCGAGCGCGAGGAGCACGACGACGAGCGCGCCGGGGATCACCCAGCTGAAGTAGAGGACCCCGCGTCCCTCGAAGAGCCCGCCGAGGTGCTCGTGGATCTCGATCGCCTCGTCGAGCGACGCGAACGCGAAGATCGCGGCGAGCGCGAGCCACGCACCCCGATCGCGCGGCGCACGCTCGGCGCACAGCACGAGCGCGGCGCTCGCGAGCACGAGGAGCGCGCTCGCGTACCACGTCGGCACGTTCGCCTCGAAGCTCAGCGCGACGAGCTCGACCAGCGCGTCCGGCCAGCCGAGCACGTACCCGCCGATCTCCGCGCACGCGCCCGCGATCGCGACGAGGCTCGTCAGCGCGACGAGCCCGATCGCGATCGGATCACGAGCACGCCGCGCCACGATCAGAAGCGAACGCGCACGCCGTGACCGCGCCCGTGTCCCCACCCGCGATGCTTGCGGTGCTTGCGGTGCTTCCCGTGCCAGTGCTCCTCGACGACGATCACACCGGCGGGCGCGGTCTCGACCACGACGACCGCGGGCAGCACGACGAACGTCGCGACGTGACCGACCCAGCGCGCGCCGCCCACGACGAGCACGACGTCGACCGGTCCGGGCACGATCCGAGCGCGCCGCACGCGTCCGCCGAAGCGTCGCTCGCCGGGCTCCCACGCGAGCTCGACGGTGCGCACGCCGCCGGTCACCGGCACCACGACCGTGAGCTCCGCGTCGGGCGGCGGCGCCTCGCCGACGACGTACGCGTAGACCTCACCCGACTCGTGCGGCACGACCTCGACCGGATAGGCGCCCGCCATCACGACGGTGCCGCCGTGCGACGGCGCCGGCGGCGGCGTGACGACCACCGGGGCCGCAGGGGCCGCCGCGGCGACCACCGGCGGCGCGACGACGACGCCGGGTGGCGCAGCGGCCGCGGCGATCACCGGCGGCTCCGCGACCACGACCGCCGTGGGCTCGCTGCCACACGCGAGCGCGCCGATCATCACGCACCCGACGCTCGCGCCGGCGATCACGCGCGGCGCCGTGAGCCCGCCGGCGACCCAACGTTCGAGCTTCTCGATCATCCCCGTACGATCCTCGCTTCCGCGTGTGCGCCTCAAGGCGCAGCTGCGAGCGTGGATGGCCGCCGGGATCGCGGCCTTCACCGCGCGGAGATGCGGCGCTCACCCACACGAGCGCCCGACGCTTGTATCTACCCCAGTCATCGGCGGCTGGTTCGTGATAGCAGGCCGCCACGCGGTTTCGGGAGAGGGTCGCCGGGCATCGCTTGGGGCAACGTCCCCGTGAGTGAGATTGGCGCCCTCGACCGAGTTTCTTTGCTCGAACGGTATCCAGAGGCGTGGCTCGTCCACCGTCCTCGCATGGACAAGCATGGGCACGAAGCTCGGCTCCGAGGCTCCCGGGCACGCGATCACGGTCGAGAGGAACATGAGATTCGTCGGGATCGACATCGGTTCGGAGAAGCACGTCGTCGCCATCGTGGACGAGACGGGCAAGCCGCTGCGCAAGCCAATACCGTTCTCCGAGGACGCATCGGGCTACGAGCGACTGCGCTCGATGCTCGGTGAGGCGGCAGACGCATTCGTCGCGATGGAGGCGACCGGGCACTACTGGCAGAACCTGTTCGCGTTCCTCCACGCGGCGGGCTTCCAGATCGCGCTGCTGAACCCGACGCGCACGTCGCGGTTCGCGGCTGAGGACCTGCGCCGCGCGAAGACGGACGCGCTGGATGCGCTCGGCATCGCGCGGTTCGCGCAGCAGAAGCGGCCTGCCGCGACGCCGATGCCCGATGCAGCGACGCTCGAGCTGCGCGAGCTGATGCGTCTGCGCGACCGGCTGGTGCAGGACCTCGGTGACCGCGCGCGACAGGTCCATCGCGCGCTGGACCTGAGCTTCCCGGAGCTCACCGACCACGTGCGCGACGTGGCATCGGCCAAGGCCACTACGCTGCTCGTCGTGTGCCCGACCGCCGAGAAGTTCCGAGCAGCTGACCCGAAGGTCCTGGCTGAGCTGAAGTACGACGGGCGCCACGTCATCGGTCTCGAGCTCGCAAAGGCGCTCTGCGAGGCCGCCAAGACCAGCGTGGGCCGGCACCAGGGCACGCCCTACGAGCTGCAGATCCGCTACGCGTGCGAGGACATCGCGACGCTCCGGGCGCGCATCAGGAAGCTCGACGAAGACATCAGCCAGAGCCTGGATCGGCATGAGGTCGGCAAGCTGCTGACGACCATCGACGGCATCGGAGACAACACTGCGGCGCGCATGATCGCCTCGATCGACTTCGACGGCTTCAAGAGCGCCGCCGCGCTCGCGGCGTACGTCGGCGTCGCTCCGCTCGTGAACCACTCGGGCAAACGCCAGCCGCTGCGAGGCCACGCCTGCGCGATGGGCGACGCCGACCTGCGCGCCAAGCTCTGGATGCCGACGTTGCGCGCCGTGACCCACAACCCGTGGCTGAAGGCTTTCTACGCGCGCCTGGTCGCCGCCGGCAAACCGAAGAAGCTCGCGATCATCGCCGCGATGCGCAAGCTCCTCGGCGCCATCATGAGCGTGGCGCGCACGCGCACCCCGTTCGTGCCGAAGCTCGCGGCAGCCTGACGCTGCACTTCGAGCTTGCACGGCGTCACGGTATCTCACTCGTGATCGATCGAGGTCTCGTCCGAGGACGGCGCGTGCGCGTGCGCGCCCAGCAGCGGATCGCTGCGTCGCGCGCGCGGTGCGTCGATCACGTTGGGCAGCGAGGCGCGCACCGCGTCGATCAACACGTCGAGCTCGGCCGGCGCCGGGACGAAGCGAGCACCGAGCGCGCGCGCATCACGCGCGAACCCGCCCTCGGCGTCGTGCCCCGACACGAGCACCACCGGTACGCGCGGCTGCTCCGAGGACTGCCGCAGCGCGCGCAAGAAGCGCAGCGCGTCCTCGCTCCGCACACCCTCGCAGGTGACGACGACGTCGACGTGGAAGCTGCCCAGCACGGCGAGGGCCTGCGCGATCGTCGCGGTGCCGATCGGTCGCGCGCCGACTTGGCGCAGGCGCTCGAGGAGCGGCTCGACGTGCGCGGGCACGCCGTCCACCACGAGCACCGCCGGCGCGACGACCGACGGGGAAAAACGCGACACGCCCCCCGACATCCAGCTCCCTGGCAGAGTGGATCTGCGCCCGCACATGCCCGTCACAAGGCCCACGCGGACGCGCCCCGGTGGACACGAGGTCTCAGCGCTGCGACGTGCGGTAGAGCGCCATCTCCTCTCCGAGCGCGCGCTGCACCGCGGGACGTGCGCGCACCCGCGCGAGGTACGCGGTGAGCGAGGGCCACTTCGCGAGATCGATCGGCGTCGCGGGGGCCCAGCCGAGCACGGTCGACGCGTACGCGTCGGCGACGCTGAAGGCATCGAGCAGGAACACGCGGCGCTCGAGGTGCGCGGCGAGGAACGAGAGGCGCGCCTCGGACTTCGAGAGCGCGTAGGCGCGCACCGCGTCGGGCGCATCCCGATCGAGCAGCGGGTTGAGCACGGTCTTGTGCAGCTCGGTGCCGACGAAGCTGAGCCACTCGTGCAGCCTGCTGCGCCCGGCGGGATCGCGCGGCGCGAGGTGCGCCTCGGGGTGGCGATCCGCGAGGTGCTGGAGGATCGACGCGTTCTCGGTGAGGAGCGCGCCGTCGTCGGTGCGCAGCGCGGGCACGAGCCCGAGCGGATGCACCGCGCGGTAGTCGGTGCCGTCGGGCAGCGCCTTCGTGCGCGGCTCGACCGGCACGAAGCGCGCGTCGACGCCGATCTCGTAGAGCGTGATGCGAGCGGCCATCGAGCACGCGAGCGGCGAGAAGAAGAGCTCCATTCGGTTTCCTCCTGGTCGCCTCACTCTCCGCCGCGCGTCGCGATGCATCCAACGCATTGCTCTTGTAGAGTCGATGCGTGGAACGCATTGCCCACCGAGTCCCGGCCCCGCGCCTCGACGTGCGCGATCTGCGCGTCGTGATCGCGATCGCGGAGGCAGGAACGACCGCGAAGGCCGCGTCGCTGCTGCACCTGACGCAGCCCGCCGTGAGCCGCGCGCTGCTCGCGGCGGAGGAGCGCCTCGGCGTGCCGCTCTTCGCGCGGACGTCGCGAGGGCTGGTGCCGACCGCGGCGGGCGAGGCGCTGGTGAGCGGCGCGGCGCGCGTGCTGGTCGATCTCGGCGAGCTCGAGCGGCGCGTCGCGCTCCCGGCCACACCGCCGTCGCGCGTGCGGATCGTGTGCGAGTGCTACACGGCGTACCACTGGCTGCCGTCGACGCTGACCACGCTCCGGCGCTCGCTGCCCGACCTCGACGTCGCGCT includes:
- a CDS encoding IS110 family transposase, producing the protein MAPSTEFLCSNGIQRRGSSTVLAWTSMGTKLGSEAPGHAITVERNMRFVGIDIGSEKHVVAIVDETGKPLRKPIPFSEDASGYERLRSMLGEAADAFVAMEATGHYWQNLFAFLHAAGFQIALLNPTRTSRFAAEDLRRAKTDALDALGIARFAQQKRPAATPMPDAATLELRELMRLRDRLVQDLGDRARQVHRALDLSFPELTDHVRDVASAKATTLLVVCPTAEKFRAADPKVLAELKYDGRHVIGLELAKALCEAAKTSVGRHQGTPYELQIRYACEDIATLRARIRKLDEDISQSLDRHEVGKLLTTIDGIGDNTAARMIASIDFDGFKSAAALAAYVGVAPLVNHSGKRQPLRGHACAMGDADLRAKLWMPTLRAVTHNPWLKAFYARLVAAGKPKKLAIIAAMRKLLGAIMSVARTRTPFVPKLAAA
- a CDS encoding response regulator, with the translated sequence MSRFSPSVVAPAVLVVDGVPAHVEPLLERLRQVGARPIGTATIAQALAVLGSFHVDVVVTCEGVRSEDALRFLRALRQSSEQPRVPVVLVSGHDAEGGFARDARALGARFVPAPAELDVLIDAVRASLPNVIDAPRARRSDPLLGAHAHAPSSDETSIDHE
- a CDS encoding glutathione S-transferase N-terminal domain-containing protein; translated protein: MELFFSPLACSMAARITLYEIGVDARFVPVEPRTKALPDGTDYRAVHPLGLVPALRTDDGALLTENASILQHLADRHPEAHLAPRDPAGRSRLHEWLSFVGTELHKTVLNPLLDRDAPDAVRAYALSKSEARLSFLAAHLERRVFLLDAFSVADAYASTVLGWAPATPIDLAKWPSLTAYLARVRARPAVQRALGEEMALYRTSQR